The genomic stretch CCTCCGGCCGTTCCCGCTAGCTGATGGCGTTCGCGGCGCTCATCGTGTTGGCGGCCTTCGAGTCGTGCTCGGAGGAGAACAGATCGTCGTTGGTGCGCTTGCCCGCGTCATCGGTCTCGTGGTGGCTGATGGCGCCGATGATGCGCGGGTCACTGGAGTTCTTGCCTTCGACCAGCGGGCCGCCGGAGGCGCCCCGGCCCATGTCGCAGTCCATCGACATACGGTCGTCCAGCGGGTTCCAGGAGAACGCGTCCACGGTGTCGCCGTAGCAGTACATCATCCGCTCGGCGTTCAGGTCGGTGCGGTTGAAGCCCTCACCGGGGTAGCCCGCGGCGAAGACCTCGGAGTGGTCGGTGAGGTTCTCGGTGAACGTGTAGCCGAACGCGCCCACGTTGTCCTGGAGCTTGCCCCAGGTGGGGTGGTCGTTGAGGACCACGGCCGCGTAGTCGGAGTCCTCGAAGTCGGAGGAGTCCATCCACTCGTTGTTGGCGACCTTCGACTTGATGGTCCAGGACCCGTAGGGGCCGCTGCCGTCGCGGTAGCCGGGGATGAACTCCAGCATGTTGTTCCAGCCGGCCTCGCCGGAGCCGTCGCCCATGTGGACACAGTGGCCGGCGGTCCACAGCGTGTTCCGGTTGTCCGAGACGATGACCGCGGCGGAACAGGAGTGGTCGGAGCCGTCGGGCTGCTTGTAGAACAGACGGCCCACCATGGAGTACTGCGGGAGAGTGGGGTACGGCACCTCCTGGGAGATGGAGATCTCCGTGGCGGCCGCGGCGGTGGGCTGGACGAGGGCGCTGTCGACCGGCTGCACGGAAGCGGCGGAGAGATCGGCGGGGTTCGCGAGCGGAACTCTGTCCTGCTGCGAAGTGGCGGCGGGTGCCTTCTTCGGA from Streptomyces davaonensis JCM 4913 encodes the following:
- a CDS encoding trypsin-like serine peptidase, whose amino-acid sequence is MRLHRAVSVAAAAAALSLLPVTAQAAPAVEQDVPAGVSVTVEKKSDKEIRSYWTKERLRKAAANPAPMPRPKKAPAATSQQDRVPLANPADLSAASVQPVDSALVQPTAAAATEISISQEVPYPTLPQYSMVGRLFYKQPDGSDHSCSAAVIVSDNRNTLWTAGHCVHMGDGSGEAGWNNMLEFIPGYRDGSGPYGSWTIKSKVANNEWMDSSDFEDSDYAAVVLNDHPTWGKLQDNVGAFGYTFTENLTDHSEVFAAGYPGEGFNRTDLNAERMMYCYGDTVDAFSWNPLDDRMSMDCDMGRGASGGPLVEGKNSSDPRIIGAISHHETDDAGKRTNDDLFSSEHDSKAANTMSAANAIS